The DNA window AAACTATACGTTGCCAATGCAGTCGCATCAAGCGGAAAGTCATTGATAAAAATCGGTAATTTTTTACAAAAGAGCTTAGACACGCAACGCTTGATAAGCTTTCAGTTCCCTGTCTTGATGCCCAAATCCGCATAGCGTCCACAGGGTTTCTCAATTAGAATAACCGCATCGCTAAAATTTCCCTTAGCGCGTACAGATACGGTTCCACCTTGATTGATTCATCTGCTGAAAGGATTTCCCTATGAAATCTCGCATGATTTATTTATTGCTTTTTACGCTTTTTATTTCAACCAACGCTTTATTTATTCAAGCACAGAGTCCGCAAAAAAGTGATGACCAGATTATCCTGAGCGCCAGCGAAGTTGTCCTTGACGTTGTGGTACGCGATAAAAAAGGGCGCATCGTTAAGGATTTAAAGCCAACGGATTTTGAAATTCTTGAAGACGAAGTTAAGCAGGAGGTCACTTCATTTCGTCTGGTTTCGCGCGATGTGACTGGAGTTACGGAAACCAAAAAAGACGCGCCGACAACCACGACGACGACGACGCCTGTTACCTCGCGCGAACCGTTTTCAAACATCAGCGTCATTGCCCTGGTATTTGATCGCCTGTCACCCAACGCGCGCGGCTTGGCGCACAAAGCGGCAATGAGTTTTGTCAATGAAAGCCTCAAACCCGACGACATGGCAACCGTCTGCGCCATCGACCTTTCATTGAAAATTCTGCAACCCTATACCAATGACCCACAGTTGTTACGACAAGGAATCGATAAAGCCGCGTCGCTTGGCACCTCTACGTTCACCGCCGGCGCGGGTCAAGATCGCGGCGATATTCAAGACCGCGTAACCAGTCTGCAAAATCAAGCCTCAGTCGCCCAGGGCGGCGCAACCGCCAGCGGACCGGGCGGCGCGGCGGGAGCGAACGCTTCGGGCAATGCGATTGGCGCAGCCGTCGTCGAACAGAAACTCGCAGAGATGAATCTTCGCGCCCTTGAAGTATTCGATATGCTCGAACGCGACCAGCAAGGTTACGCTACGACCAACGGATTGATGGCGATGGTCAATTCGCTTCGCACCGTGCCGGGGCGCAAATCGATTATCTTCTTTTCCGAAGGCATCGCCATTCCCCCCGCTGTGCAAGCCCATTTTCGCGCCGTCATCAATGCTGCCAATCGCGCCAACGTCAGCATCTATGCGGTTGACGCGGCAGGTTTGCGCGTACAAAGCACCGATGCCGAATCCGCCAAAGAAATTCGCGCCCTCGGTAATCGTCGCGCCAGTCAAACCGCGTCAGGACGCGAAGACACCTCGGGTCGCCCGCTCAGTATGCAGTTGGAGCGCAACGAAGATTTGCTCAAACTCAACCCGCATAGCGGGCTTACCGACCTTGCCAGTGAAACCGGCGGCATGCTGATTAGCGAAACCAATGATTTAGGTTTAGGGTTGCGCCGCGTCGATGAAGATATGCGCTCGCATTATGTGCTCTCTTATGTTCCGAAAAATCAGGATTACGATGGCAAGTTCCGCAAAATCGCCGTGAAGCTGAAACGCTCCGACCTCGAAGTCCAAACCCGCAAAGGTTATTATGCGGTGCGCTCGACAGGCGCTTCGCCGGTGCTTGATTTTGAAGCTCCGGCGCTTGCGGCAATGAATAGACCCTCGAATGCTTTTCCGCTGCGCGTGATGGGATTCAATTTTCCCGAACCGAAACGCGCCGGACTGGTGCCGGTGTTGATTGAAGCGCCATCCATTGCTTTCACCTACACACCCAATAAAGATAAGAACACCTACAGCAGCGATTTTTCGATTATTGCGCTGATTAAAGACGCCGACCAACAGGTGGTCAGCAAATTGAGTCAACATTATTTGCTTGGCGGACCGCTTGATAAAATCGAAGCGGCAAAACTTGGCGAAGTGCTTTTTTATAAAGAGACGCAACTCGCGCCCGGTCGTTATACCATCGAAGCCGTCGCTTATGACGCAACCAGTAAAAAAGCCAGCACGCAAACTGCCGAGTTTGAAGTTGCAGGAAGCGATGAAAATCGCTTGCGTCTGAGCAGCGTGGTGATTTTAAAACGCGCCGAACAAATGCGCGCCGAAGAGAAGAAAATTGCCAATCCGTTTCATTACGGCGAATTGATTATTTATCCGAACCTCGGCGAACCCTTAAAAAAAGCGACCACCAAACAGTTGCCGATTTTCTTTAATGTCTATTTGCCGCAAGGCGCAAAAGCGACGCCCAGGTTGATGATTGAAGTCCTACAGGGCGGCAAAAAACTCGCAGGCGTTGCCGCCCAATTGCCCGCGCCCGATGCCAGCGGACGCATTCAATTCGCCAGCGCCATCCCGCTCGATAGTTTTCAACCGGGAACTTATCAATTGAAGATTACCGTAAGCGATGAACAAACCAATGTCTCGCGCGCGACCGCTTTCACGGTAGATAATTAACCGGCAAATCCTAAACCGACTCAGGCGGAAAGCGTTTCATCGGTGGTCGAGACGCTTTCGTTTTTACAGATTTGTTGTATCGGGTCATAGCCGTTGACGAGATACCAGCGCCCGATGAATTTCAAGACCGCTGACACATGTTTGCATTCATATCGCGGGTCGTCTTTGCCGCGATAGATGAAATCGGCGCAGGTGCAAACCAATCGTTTGGTGTAAGGGTCTGCGTACAGCACATACGACTCTTTTTTGGATTCCGATTCGGCAATCCATCCGTAAGGTTCGGCTTCTGAAACCTGAATTCTCTCGGCTTTGGCAGCGCGCTGTTCAGCAGGCGAAAACCCTTGCGCTTCGCTTGAATGTCTTTTTGAACGCATAACAACTTTCAGAGAAATGTAGTTTAGCGGGTGGGGTTTTGCTTCGAGTGCAATAAGTTTAGGTGAAGGCAGCGCCAAAGACAAGCAGAGAAATTTTCAAATTCAATTCATCGCGCGCATCATTTTTCGAGTTTGAAGATTCTTTCCATCAACAGCCATTTTTCGCCCGCTTTGGCTTCTTTCAAAGGTTTTTGAAACTGCCACATCAACGCTTCCCATTCGCGAACATTTGGATTTTCATTATCGGCAGTGGCTTTCGCCTCGAATGAAAAATCATCACGGGTTTCCATAATCATAAACATGCGCGTACCGAGCAGATAGATTTCCATATCTTCAATGCCTGCGGATTGGATGCTTGCGGTAATCGCCTCGGGAATCTTTTCGTGATGCTGCCGGTATGTGGCAATCAGTTGCGGGTCGTCCTGCAAATCCAGAGTTAAACAAAATCGCTTACTCATAATCGTTTGAATCGGAATCGCCTGGTTACAAACTTAGGTTGTCATTCACACTTGCAAATCGTAAAAGCGCGCGGCATTTAATCCCATAATGTTTGCCCGTTGCGATTCGGAAAATTCTTCGAGGTAGTCGGTGATTAAATTTTTCACCTGCTCGTAACTTGCTGCCACCAGACACACGGGCCAATCCGAGCCGAACATCACGCGCTCGCTGCCGAACGCTTCAAAAATGACATCCAGATAGGGTTTGAAATCTTCGGCTTGCCAGGTTTGCCAGTCGGCTTCTGTCACCATCCCGGAAACCTTGCAATAGACATTTTCGTGGCGCGCGAGTTCCTGCATCTGTTCGCGCCACGGCGACACCATCCGGTCTTTGATAAACGGTTTGGCAAGGTGGTCAACGACGAATTTATGGTCGGGTTTTTGTTCAACAAATTTGATCGCCGCCGAAAGTTGTTTCGGGTAAATCAAAATGTCGTAGGTGAAGTCAAAATCCTGCAAATAACCCACGCCGCGCAAAAAATCTTCACGGAGTAAAAAATCATCATCGGGTTCCGATTGCACAATGTGACGAAACCCGCAGAGCTTTTTAAACTGCGCGAAGTAAGCAAGTTTCAACGGCAAATTCGCGTCACGTAAATCAACCCAACCGACGACGCCTTTGATGAAATCGTTTTGCTCTGCCAGTTCGAGTAAAAATCGGGTCTCGCGTTCCGACTGGTCTGCCTGCACGGCAATCGAACCGTCAACGCCACTCGCCTGATATTCACTCAGTAAATCCGCAGGCAGAAAGTCACGACGCAATACCTCCATCTCATCGGTTATCCAATCGTAACGACGGCGGTCATAACGCCAGAAATGTTGATGCGAATCTATGATCATGGTTATAGCAAATTTGCGTTTGGCTGAAGCGCTGTGCTCTCTGGGCTGCCGCTGCGTTCTCTGCGGTGAAAGAGCATTAATATAGTGAACATTCAGGCTTACCAAATCAACCAGCCAACGAGCGAACTCAGCTATTCAATCTGATAAAGCCGCCATCAATCGGATAGTCGGTTCCGGTAATGAACGCCGCTTCGTCGGAACATAAAAACAGCGCAAGGTTAGCGACCTCCTGCGGGCGTGCCATGCGACCGATGGGTTGCGTCTGCGATAGCTTGTCGAATATCTCCTGCTCTCTGCCCGGATAATTATTTTTCAAATAACCATCAACAAACGGCGTATGCACACGCGCCGGCGATATTGAATTGCAGCGAATGTTGTCTTTCACATAATCTTTGGCAACCGATAAGGTCATCGCCGCCACTGCGCCTTTGCTCATCGAATAAGCCAGGCGGTCAGCGATGCCTACCCAGGCGGCAACCGAACTCATATTTAAAATCACCCCGCCGCCAGTTGCCTTCATCTGCGCAATAGAGGCGTGCATACAGTTATAAACGCCTTTGACGTTGACGCGGAAAATGCGGTCAAAATCGGCTTCGCCGGTGTTTTCAACATTGCCGATGTGAGCGATGCCCGCGTTGTTGACTAAAATATTGATGGGATGTTCGGCAAGGATGGCGTTGAAAACTTCGTGAACATTCGGTTGATTGGCGACATCACAGAGATGTGCGCGGGCTTGACCACCTTGTGCACGAATTTCATTAACTGCCGTTTCGGCTTGATTCAAGTCGAGTTCAAGAATGTGGACGAACGCGCCGTTTGCTGCAAACGTATCGCTAATCGCTCGCCCGATGCCGCTTGCGCCGCCGGTGATGACCGCGACTTTATTATCTAATCTGAAATTGCTCATGATTTCTTTGACTACAAAGACACGCCGCGTTTCCAGGGGATGAAATCATTCTGTCCGAGTAGCTGCGCTTTGGTTTTGATTTCGCCGCTTGCAACCTTGATGACAAATTCCAAAATCTCTTCGCCCATCTGCTCAATGGTTTTTTCACCGGAAATAATCGCGCCGCAATCAATATCGATGATGTCGGACATCCGCTCGGCGAGATTAGAATTGGTTGAAAGCTTGACGACCGGCGCAACCGGATTGCCCATCGGGGTTCCGAGTCCCGTGGTGAATAACACCAGATTGGCTCCTGCAGCCACTTCTGCGGTAGTTGATTCAACATCGCTTCCCGGCGTACAGAGCAGATTGAGTCCCGCTTCGGTGGCGTATTCGGGATAATCCAACACCGCAGCGACTGGCGAGGTGCCGCCTTTTTTCGCTGCGCCTGCGGATTTCATTGCATCGGTGATGAGTCCATCGCGGATATTTCCGGGCGATGGATTCATATCGAAACCCGAACCGACAGCGCGCGCCCGGGCATCGTAATCGCGCATCAGTTGAATGAAACGGTTGGCAACTTCTGCGCGTGTGCAGCGATTGATTAACGCCTGTTCAACGCCGCAGAGTTCGGGAAATTCCGACAGAATGGTTTTGCCGCCAAGCGCCGCAACCATATCAGAGGTGTGCCCGATTGCCGGATTTGCCGAAAGCCCGGAAAAGCCATCCGAGCCGCCGCACTCCAAACCGAGCGTCAGATGCGAAAGCGGCGCAGGCTCGCGAGGTAATTGATTGGCTGCAATTAAACCGAGAAACGTCTCTTTGATAGCAGCCGACACCATCGCGAATTCCGATTGGCTCTGTTGTTGTTCAAAAACCAGCAAAGGTTTCGCGAAATGCGGATTGCGTTTGTGCAGCTCTTCGCGAAGCATGGCGACCTGCGCGTGTTGACATCCGAGACTCAGTATCGTTGCCCCTGCGACATTCGGATGATGGATATATCCAGCAAATAATCCGCACAGGTTGCGCGCATCTTCGCGAGTGCCGCCGCAACCGCCTTCGTGGATAAGAAATTTCACGCCATCAATATTTTCAAAGACGCGCTTTTGCTGTGGCGCATAAGCGAACGGTTTAACCGGGAAGTTTTGAATCTCTTCGATGCGGTTGGTTTGATAAAGCCTGACGAGTTCGGCGACCTGGCTCTGGTAAATTTCCGGTTGGGCAAATCCGAGTTCTTTTTCAAATGCCTGACGAATGACGCTGACATTGCGGTTTTCGCAAAAGACCATCGGAATGACCAACCAGTAATTGCCGGTGCCGACTT is part of the Acidobacteriota bacterium genome and encodes:
- a CDS encoding VWA domain-containing protein; the protein is MKSRMIYLLLFTLFISTNALFIQAQSPQKSDDQIILSASEVVLDVVVRDKKGRIVKDLKPTDFEILEDEVKQEVTSFRLVSRDVTGVTETKKDAPTTTTTTTPVTSREPFSNISVIALVFDRLSPNARGLAHKAAMSFVNESLKPDDMATVCAIDLSLKILQPYTNDPQLLRQGIDKAASLGTSTFTAGAGQDRGDIQDRVTSLQNQASVAQGGATASGPGGAAGANASGNAIGAAVVEQKLAEMNLRALEVFDMLERDQQGYATTNGLMAMVNSLRTVPGRKSIIFFSEGIAIPPAVQAHFRAVINAANRANVSIYAVDAAGLRVQSTDAESAKEIRALGNRRASQTASGREDTSGRPLSMQLERNEDLLKLNPHSGLTDLASETGGMLISETNDLGLGLRRVDEDMRSHYVLSYVPKNQDYDGKFRKIAVKLKRSDLEVQTRKGYYAVRSTGASPVLDFEAPALAAMNRPSNAFPLRVMGFNFPEPKRAGLVPVLIEAPSIAFTYTPNKDKNTYSSDFSIIALIKDADQQVVSKLSQHYLLGGPLDKIEAAKLGEVLFYKETQLAPGRYTIEAVAYDATSKKASTQTAEFEVAGSDENRLRLSSVVILKRAEQMRAEEKKIANPFHYGELIIYPNLGEPLKKATTKQLPIFFNVYLPQGAKATPRLMIEVLQGGKKLAGVAAQLPAPDASGRIQFASAIPLDSFQPGTYQLKITVSDEQTNVSRATAFTVDN
- a CDS encoding altronate dehydratase family protein, whose product is MDVPIRQTVLKIHPQDNVLVALTDLPAGYGVSLNGTQVNLITSISAKHKFATADLNIGEPITMYGVLVGKAIKPIRQGEAITTENTRHQAAEFHEKTFDFQWSPPDVTKWRDRTFLGYHRSDGQVGTGNYWLVIPMVFCENRNVSVIRQAFEKELGFAQPEIYQSQVAELVRLYQTNRIEEIQNFPVKPFAYAPQQKRVFENIDGVKFLIHEGGCGGTREDARNLCGLFAGYIHHPNVAGATILSLGCQHAQVAMLREELHKRNPHFAKPLLVFEQQQSQSEFAMVSAAIKETFLGLIAANQLPREPAPLSHLTLGLECGGSDGFSGLSANPAIGHTSDMVAALGGKTILSEFPELCGVEQALINRCTRAEVANRFIQLMRDYDARARAVGSGFDMNPSPGNIRDGLITDAMKSAGAAKKGGTSPVAAVLDYPEYATEAGLNLLCTPGSDVESTTAEVAAGANLVLFTTGLGTPMGNPVAPVVKLSTNSNLAERMSDIIDIDCGAIISGEKTIEQMGEEILEFVIKVASGEIKTKAQLLGQNDFIPWKRGVSL
- a CDS encoding glucose 1-dehydrogenase produces the protein MSNFRLDNKVAVITGGASGIGRAISDTFAANGAFVHILELDLNQAETAVNEIRAQGGQARAHLCDVANQPNVHEVFNAILAEHPINILVNNAGIAHIGNVENTGEADFDRIFRVNVKGVYNCMHASIAQMKATGGGVILNMSSVAAWVGIADRLAYSMSKGAVAAMTLSVAKDYVKDNIRCNSISPARVHTPFVDGYLKNNYPGREQEIFDKLSQTQPIGRMARPQEVANLALFLCSDEAAFITGTDYPIDGGFIRLNS
- a CDS encoding L-rhamnose mutarotase gives rise to the protein MSKRFCLTLDLQDDPQLIATYRQHHEKIPEAITASIQSAGIEDMEIYLLGTRMFMIMETRDDFSFEAKATADNENPNVREWEALMWQFQKPLKEAKAGEKWLLMERIFKLEK
- a CDS encoding amidohydrolase family protein, which gives rise to MIIDSHQHFWRYDRRRYDWITDEMEVLRRDFLPADLLSEYQASGVDGSIAVQADQSERETRFLLELAEQNDFIKGVVGWVDLRDANLPLKLAYFAQFKKLCGFRHIVQSEPDDDFLLREDFLRGVGYLQDFDFTYDILIYPKQLSAAIKFVEQKPDHKFVVDHLAKPFIKDRMVSPWREQMQELARHENVYCKVSGMVTEADWQTWQAEDFKPYLDVIFEAFGSERVMFGSDWPVCLVAASYEQVKNLITDYLEEFSESQRANIMGLNAARFYDLQV